Proteins co-encoded in one uncultured Draconibacterium sp. genomic window:
- the cas3 gene encoding CRISPR-associated helicase Cas3' → MTDFLDKIMAKSDGRTTLEMHTNHVLTASVELLNKLPFTDEDKKYWMPKLQRCVIMHDLGKIVPEFQKSLNGDRSISIRHEIISLWFCENFLELPIDELFAIATHHKGIVKTGEAKRLEWETLKEHMNYFFAENKEILSQKFLLEWLKKFDIGINTVEKKLNTEISPLSIKILSYNYQRKILPHINTRKELSLMRTLLMSSDHIGSARYEREIPTYKKIEIKDFQPIKDGMYFEFRNFQKQLQSIKTDVILHAPTGSGKTEAALGWVWANQEENSRLYYLLPYTASINAMVLRLQNIFGQKNVTALHSKTLDFFYDMLINEESIQETTDYHKLEKEARDRKSFSKEIFHSIKVATLHQILKIALKGKGWEFGIIDCKNALFIIDEFHTYNALLTGLLLSAIKLFKNLFSAKFLFMSATIPDFMLDHIIEYVFDGNKKFLIRPNPAVDSDKEIIGRKRHRLFCQSKSTIKDKIDLINNYLEKDCSILIIVNNVKTAQQLYSEILIEDADEVVLLHSGFHKKGRIDIEQRITDKDINKRPRLLIATQAVEVSLDIDYDLALIENAPIDALIQRFGRVNRAGKKGVAPIFLFEEIIGNTEFFYDENVLKATWNNLLPFHEQDLSENDLVEICNTVYSTGYNDVQQRDFEKGLNNSTIKRFEEEWVAGDWNDWIDSIMEENNQKVEILCENLIPEFDKLKDQKRYIEANQLLVNVYYYELQATAFNLDKQRNTIVAYDFIYDSKIGYQKKAVSFDEQCL, encoded by the coding sequence ATGACTGATTTTCTTGACAAAATAATGGCAAAAAGTGATGGAAGAACTACACTTGAAATGCATACAAACCACGTGTTAACAGCAAGTGTAGAATTATTAAATAAATTGCCATTTACAGATGAAGACAAAAAATATTGGATGCCTAAATTACAAAGATGTGTAATTATGCATGATTTAGGTAAGATTGTTCCTGAGTTTCAAAAGAGTTTAAATGGGGATCGTTCGATATCTATTCGACATGAAATAATTTCTCTCTGGTTTTGCGAAAATTTTTTAGAGCTCCCGATTGATGAATTGTTTGCAATAGCAACACATCATAAGGGAATTGTTAAAACAGGGGAAGCAAAAAGACTTGAATGGGAAACATTAAAAGAACACATGAATTATTTCTTTGCTGAGAACAAAGAGATTTTATCCCAAAAATTTTTACTAGAATGGCTTAAAAAATTTGATATTGGGATAAATACCGTCGAAAAAAAATTGAATACTGAAATCTCACCACTTTCTATCAAAATATTATCATATAACTATCAGCGAAAAATTCTACCACACATTAATACCAGAAAGGAACTATCGTTGATGCGTACATTATTAATGTCTTCTGATCATATAGGTTCAGCAAGATATGAAAGAGAAATACCAACATATAAAAAAATTGAAATCAAAGATTTTCAACCAATTAAAGATGGGATGTACTTTGAATTTAGGAACTTTCAAAAACAACTTCAATCAATCAAAACAGATGTTATTCTGCACGCGCCAACAGGTTCAGGAAAAACAGAAGCAGCACTTGGATGGGTATGGGCAAATCAGGAAGAAAACTCACGACTATATTATTTATTACCCTACACAGCAAGTATTAATGCGATGGTTTTACGGTTACAAAATATATTTGGACAGAAAAATGTAACCGCATTACATTCAAAAACTTTGGATTTCTTTTACGATATGCTAATTAATGAGGAGTCCATTCAGGAGACAACCGACTATCATAAATTAGAAAAGGAAGCCAGAGATAGAAAATCTTTTTCAAAAGAAATTTTTCATTCCATTAAAGTTGCAACCCTTCATCAAATATTAAAAATAGCATTGAAGGGGAAAGGATGGGAATTTGGAATAATTGACTGTAAAAATGCATTATTTATAATTGATGAATTCCACACATATAATGCATTACTTACTGGTTTATTATTGTCTGCAATTAAACTGTTTAAAAATTTGTTTAGTGCTAAATTTCTTTTTATGTCCGCAACCATTCCAGACTTTATGCTGGACCACATTATTGAATACGTTTTTGACGGAAATAAAAAATTTTTGATTCGTCCAAATCCCGCTGTTGACAGTGACAAGGAAATTATAGGAAGAAAGCGCCATCGACTGTTTTGCCAGTCAAAATCTACAATTAAAGATAAAATTGACCTTATAAATAATTATTTAGAAAAGGATTGCAGCATTTTAATTATTGTTAATAACGTAAAAACTGCTCAACAACTTTATTCTGAAATTTTGATTGAAGACGCTGATGAAGTTGTTTTACTCCATAGTGGTTTTCACAAAAAAGGAAGAATTGATATTGAGCAAAGAATAACTGACAAGGATATAAACAAACGCCCCAGATTATTAATTGCTACACAAGCTGTCGAAGTTAGTTTGGATATTGATTATGATTTGGCTCTTATTGAAAATGCACCAATTGATGCATTAATTCAAAGATTTGGGAGAGTAAATCGTGCAGGGAAAAAGGGTGTTGCTCCGATATTTTTATTTGAAGAAATAATTGGAAACACAGAATTTTTTTATGATGAAAATGTGTTGAAAGCTACTTGGAATAATCTTTTACCATTTCATGAACAAGATCTTTCAGAAAATGACCTTGTGGAGATTTGTAACACAGTTTATTCAACCGGATATAATGATGTACAACAGCGTGATTTTGAAAAGGGATTAAATAATTCTACTATAAAAAGATTTGAAGAAGAATGGGTTGCAGGAGATTGGAATGACTGGATAGATAGTATTATGGAAGAAAATAATCAAAAAGTTGAAATTCTATGTGAGAATTTAATTCCTGAATTTGATAAATTAAAAGATCAGAAAAGATATATTGAGGCAAACCAATTACTAGTTAATGTCTATTATTATGAGTTACAAGCTACAGCTTTCAACTTGGATAAACAAAGAAATACAATTGTAGCTTATGACTTTATTTATGATTCCAAAATTGGTTATCAAAAAAAAGCAGTATCGTTTGATGAACAGTGCTTATAA
- the cas4 gene encoding CRISPR-associated protein Cas4, with the protein MQVTGTHIHYFFNCHRQLWLFANGINMEQTSDTVYEGKLIHETSYSQRSERFKEVELGPVKIDYFDKKNKVIHEIKKSSKLLNSHIWQVKYYIYVFEQAGIKGVTGILEYPKEHKTEEVLLSEPDRVYIEELLVEIDKLIHQEKCPPLLNKPKCKNCSYFDFCYSNEA; encoded by the coding sequence ATGCAAGTTACAGGAACACACATTCATTATTTTTTCAATTGTCACCGGCAGTTGTGGTTGTTTGCCAATGGCATTAATATGGAACAAACCAGCGATACGGTTTACGAAGGAAAGTTGATTCATGAAACATCTTACTCGCAGCGTTCTGAACGATTTAAAGAGGTTGAACTGGGTCCAGTTAAAATTGATTACTTCGATAAAAAGAACAAAGTAATTCATGAAATCAAAAAATCAAGCAAACTGCTTAATTCACATATTTGGCAGGTAAAATATTACATCTATGTATTCGAGCAAGCAGGTATTAAAGGTGTAACAGGAATTCTTGAATATCCGAAAGAACATAAAACAGAGGAAGTTTTATTAAGCGAACCCGACCGGGTTTATATAGAAGAACTTCTTGTTGAAATTGACAAGTTGATTCATCAGGAAAAATGTCCGCCATTATTAAATAAACCAAAATGTAAAAACTGTAGCTACTTTGATTTTTGCTATTCTAATGAAGCCTAA
- a CDS encoding transcriptional regulator, whose protein sequence is MREQSKVKRLLELLIYLSSGLRYSLSEIADRFQVSDRTVFQDIKDLREIGFIIPEPNDGRYYVDKNTPYFREISELLHFSKEEAVILQNAIHGVSDENLLKRNLIRKLYALYDFDRVADTIVKPQYSANIHELIKAIKYRNKVILRGYFSANSGQMKDRIVEPFDFTTNYVATWAYDMKDSCCKTFKNARISSVQLLPEPWENERKHRALPIDVFRISSDKEIPVKLKLSMRAAELLKEEYPLSEEFIKPLTDEKFMFEAKVAGFEGVGRFVMGLCDEIDVEYPQSLKEFIQNKAKNNITDIS, encoded by the coding sequence ATGAGAGAACAAAGTAAAGTTAAACGCCTGCTGGAACTACTGATTTATCTTTCCAGCGGACTCCGATACAGCCTTTCAGAAATCGCTGATCGTTTTCAGGTTTCTGATCGGACCGTATTTCAGGATATTAAAGACCTTCGCGAGATTGGTTTTATTATTCCTGAGCCGAATGATGGCAGGTATTATGTAGATAAAAACACACCTTATTTTAGGGAGATAAGTGAGTTGCTGCACTTCTCAAAAGAAGAAGCGGTGATATTACAAAATGCGATTCATGGTGTTAGCGATGAAAATCTATTAAAACGTAACCTGATTCGAAAACTTTATGCCCTCTATGATTTTGACCGGGTAGCTGACACCATCGTAAAACCCCAATATTCTGCTAATATTCATGAGCTGATTAAGGCGATAAAATACAGAAACAAGGTTATTCTTCGGGGCTATTTTTCGGCAAACAGCGGACAGATGAAAGACCGTATTGTAGAGCCCTTTGATTTTACCACCAATTATGTAGCTACCTGGGCATATGACATGAAAGACAGCTGTTGCAAAACGTTTAAGAATGCCCGAATTTCTTCCGTACAGCTATTGCCCGAGCCATGGGAAAACGAAAGAAAACATAGGGCTCTTCCCATAGATGTTTTTCGAATCAGCTCAGATAAAGAAATACCGGTGAAACTAAAACTTAGCATGAGGGCCGCCGAACTTTTAAAAGAAGAGTATCCGTTGTCGGAGGAATTTATAAAACCGCTGACTGACGAGAAATTTATGTTCGAAGCAAAAGTGGCTGGTTTCGAAGGAGTCGGTCGTTTTGTAATGGGGCTCTGCGATGAGATTGACGTTGAATATCCTCAAAGTCTGAAAGAATTTATCCAAAATAAAGCAAAAAATAATATTACTGACATAAGTTGA
- the cas6 gene encoding CRISPR-associated endoribonuclease Cas6 → MRFELTLNRTTKQRMLPMDYQYYISAWIYKVLKQADRDFAHFLHEKGYGQSDTKLYKLFCFSRLEFGRPRLWKEKKLFEITAHNIYLKISFDVQEAASNFIKGLFMNQEFYLGDKFNGIDFKVMGIDALPEPVFNETTRYRLQTPWVVSIKTEADKHPQYLSPGDEKFETLSVKHLVEKYNNTRNTDHINSSQINFKRTAGFKRAGFVIKRESLQESRVVGNLFDFELTAPLEIHRMIWGAGVSEKSSSGFGWCEILNQPDSV, encoded by the coding sequence ATGAGATTTGAACTTACATTAAACCGTACCACAAAACAACGCATGTTGCCGATGGATTACCAGTATTATATTAGTGCCTGGATTTACAAGGTGTTGAAGCAGGCTGACCGTGATTTCGCACATTTCCTGCATGAAAAAGGATATGGTCAAAGTGATACAAAGTTGTACAAACTTTTCTGCTTTTCTCGGCTCGAATTTGGGCGACCTCGATTATGGAAGGAGAAAAAGCTGTTTGAAATAACAGCGCATAACATTTATCTAAAAATCAGCTTCGATGTTCAAGAAGCTGCCTCTAATTTCATTAAGGGATTGTTTATGAACCAGGAATTTTATCTCGGAGATAAATTTAATGGTATTGATTTTAAAGTTATGGGAATTGACGCATTACCCGAACCGGTTTTTAATGAAACCACGCGATATCGGCTACAAACACCGTGGGTGGTAAGTATTAAAACGGAAGCAGATAAACATCCTCAGTATCTTTCTCCCGGAGACGAAAAATTTGAGACGCTTTCGGTTAAGCATCTGGTGGAGAAATACAACAATACCAGAAACACAGATCACATAAATTCATCACAAATTAATTTTAAAAGAACCGCCGGGTTTAAGCGTGCCGGGTTTGTAATAAAACGTGAATCGCTTCAGGAATCGCGTGTAGTTGGAAACCTATTCGATTTTGAACTAACTGCGCCATTGGAGATACATCGTATGATTTGGGGAGCAGGCGTGAGTGAGAAAAGTTCCAGTGGATTTGGGTGGTGTGAGATTCTTAATCAGCCAGACAGTGTCTAA
- a CDS encoding SusC/RagA family TonB-linked outer membrane protein codes for MMQKKLYYLLILVIGIGITSQSFAQLKQVKGTVFSSNGNTIPGVFITTTDLKFSATTDSLGNFRLALPADESFLQVSHIGYSRKQIPIPNNDSPLSIYLEQELVFIDEVVVSTGYQTLSKDKTLGSYTLIDNQLVNRTVSTDILSRLENISGGILFDHRFNGSPSLSIRGQSTIQSEASPLIIVDNFPYEGDINNINPNDIENITILKDAAAASIWGVRAENGVIVITTKKGRLEQPLTIQLNASVNIGRKPDLFYNRQFLNASDFIDVEQSLFEQNYYTWMEDYSAHPAMSPVVQLLIAQRDGFVNSEEAERQLANYRKQDVRRDFSKYLYQNSVNRQYSLSMKGGSKKVSYYLSGGADQNEDNLVHNGLDRITLNSMLSYHPASSFEISAHIIYSHSKQSQNNGGSSTITSGGGKAIYPYARLAGDDGKPLAIVHDYNTDFVNQAPGNGLLDWSYVPLEDLRYKDYQINTDDIRINTGLKYRFTSWLNLEGRYQYEHQNQHTRNHQRQELYTTRNLINQYAYTDTEGSLNFPIPPGDILDNSYLTLAAHSARGQLNVNKNWNDIHVLNLLAGTEVRQARTTGLSNRVYGYNDDLLTFSRVDYTTSYLINPYGYTETIPDGASLTDRTDRNVSYYGNATYSYRGRYMLTASARKDKSNLFGVDANNKGVPLWSTGLGWQVSSEEFFPFGNWLPVLKLRATYGYSGNVNKSLTAYATGYYYTNSVTGLPYVQILTPPNPNLRWEKVKMINLGLDFESKNHLLSGSIEYYKKKGIDLIGRAQLDPTIGFSVGGRNEFIGNNSALKGQGVDVQLNVNKTIRRLKWTAQLLYSYSTNRITRYDYESNTISAYFSSSPVPVPGNPRYSLYSLKWAGLDPETGDPQIYFDGEVSKDYSSIMSNLALEDLSYSGSALPTNFGSLRNNFRLGNLSLGFNISYKFGYYFRRPSISYSALFNEWTGHEDYSQRWINRGDEHFTQVPSMPTAGTSSSRDFMYTFADILIEKGDHIRFQDINFSYDLQQSQYHWLPFNKLSVYGYINNIGIIWRVNKHKLDPDYVFQPYPASQTYSLGINITL; via the coding sequence ATGATGCAAAAAAAACTATACTATTTATTGATACTGGTAATCGGGATTGGGATCACAAGCCAATCGTTTGCCCAGCTAAAACAAGTAAAGGGAACTGTTTTTTCAAGCAATGGAAACACAATCCCCGGTGTTTTTATAACCACTACCGATTTAAAATTCTCTGCCACAACCGACAGCCTGGGGAACTTCCGTTTAGCGCTTCCGGCTGATGAATCCTTCCTGCAGGTCTCTCATATCGGGTATTCCCGAAAGCAGATTCCCATTCCCAACAATGACAGCCCTCTGTCCATTTATCTGGAGCAGGAATTGGTTTTTATCGACGAGGTGGTGGTGTCAACCGGCTACCAAACGCTGTCGAAAGATAAAACCCTGGGGTCTTACACGCTAATCGACAATCAGCTGGTCAACCGGACTGTCAGTACCGACATTTTAAGCCGGCTGGAAAATATCTCCGGCGGCATCCTGTTCGACCACCGGTTTAACGGTTCCCCGTCGCTTAGCATCCGGGGACAAAGCACCATCCAATCGGAAGCCAGTCCGCTGATTATTGTGGACAATTTCCCCTACGAAGGGGATATCAACAACATTAATCCCAACGATATTGAGAATATCACGATCCTGAAAGATGCCGCTGCCGCATCCATCTGGGGTGTGCGGGCCGAAAATGGCGTAATTGTAATTACCACCAAAAAAGGCCGGCTGGAACAGCCCCTGACCATTCAGCTAAACGCCAGCGTTAACATTGGCCGGAAGCCGGATTTATTTTACAACAGGCAATTTCTGAATGCCTCCGATTTTATTGATGTGGAACAAAGCCTGTTTGAACAGAATTATTACACCTGGATGGAAGACTATTCCGCCCACCCGGCCATGTCGCCTGTTGTACAGCTGCTTATTGCCCAAAGGGATGGATTCGTTAATTCAGAAGAAGCGGAAAGACAACTGGCCAACTACCGTAAACAGGATGTACGCAGGGATTTCAGCAAATACCTGTACCAAAACAGCGTAAACAGGCAGTATTCATTGTCTATGAAAGGGGGCAGTAAAAAAGTTAGTTATTATTTAAGCGGCGGAGCCGACCAAAACGAGGATAACCTGGTGCATAACGGGCTCGACCGGATTACCCTTAACTCGATGCTGAGCTATCACCCGGCAAGCTCCTTCGAAATTTCTGCCCATATTATTTATTCCCACAGCAAACAGTCGCAGAACAATGGCGGAAGCAGCACGATAACCAGTGGTGGTGGAAAAGCGATTTATCCCTATGCCCGCCTTGCCGGTGACGATGGAAAACCGCTCGCTATCGTGCACGATTACAACACCGACTTTGTTAACCAGGCGCCCGGTAACGGATTGCTGGACTGGTCGTATGTCCCTTTGGAGGATTTGCGCTATAAAGATTACCAAATCAATACCGATGATATCCGGATCAACACCGGCCTGAAATATCGTTTTACATCCTGGCTTAATCTGGAAGGCCGGTACCAGTATGAACATCAAAACCAGCATACCCGCAATCATCAGCGCCAGGAATTGTATACAACCCGTAATCTCATCAACCAATATGCCTATACCGACACTGAGGGCAGCTTAAACTTCCCCATCCCCCCGGGTGATATACTGGATAACAGTTACCTGACCCTTGCCGCGCATTCTGCCAGGGGGCAACTCAATGTTAACAAGAACTGGAACGATATCCACGTGCTAAACCTACTGGCCGGAACAGAAGTCAGGCAAGCCCGGACAACCGGCCTTTCAAACCGGGTATATGGCTATAACGATGACTTATTAACTTTTTCCCGGGTAGACTATACCACAAGCTACCTGATTAATCCTTATGGTTACACCGAAACGATTCCCGACGGAGCTTCCCTGACCGATCGCACTGACCGGAATGTGTCGTACTATGGGAATGCCACTTACAGCTACCGGGGCCGTTATATGCTTACAGCAAGCGCCCGCAAAGACAAATCCAATTTATTTGGCGTAGATGCCAACAACAAGGGTGTTCCCCTGTGGTCAACCGGTTTAGGGTGGCAAGTCAGTTCTGAAGAGTTCTTCCCCTTCGGCAACTGGCTTCCGGTGCTGAAGCTGCGGGCGACCTATGGTTACAGTGGTAATGTCAACAAATCGCTTACAGCATACGCCACTGGCTACTACTACACCAATTCGGTTACCGGACTTCCTTATGTGCAGATACTAACTCCTCCGAACCCCAACCTTAGGTGGGAAAAAGTTAAAATGATCAATCTGGGGCTTGATTTCGAAAGCAAAAACCACCTGCTCTCCGGGAGTATCGAATACTACAAAAAGAAAGGCATCGATTTAATTGGCAGGGCGCAACTGGATCCAACCATCGGATTCAGTGTCGGTGGCCGCAACGAATTTATTGGTAACAATTCAGCTTTAAAGGGCCAGGGAGTTGATGTTCAGCTGAACGTCAATAAAACCATCAGGCGCCTTAAATGGACAGCTCAACTCCTGTACAGCTACTCAACCAACAGAATTACCCGGTATGATTATGAGAGCAATACTATCTCAGCTTACTTTTCTTCGTCGCCCGTACCTGTTCCGGGAAATCCGAGGTACAGCCTTTACAGTCTGAAATGGGCAGGACTTGATCCCGAAACCGGCGATCCGCAAATCTACTTCGACGGAGAGGTCTCCAAAGACTACAGCTCCATTATGTCGAATTTAGCGCTGGAAGATTTAAGCTACAGCGGGTCGGCACTGCCAACAAATTTTGGTTCACTGCGCAATAACTTCCGACTTGGAAATCTCTCGCTGGGGTTCAATATCAGTTATAAGTTTGGCTATTACTTCCGCAGACCATCCATTAGCTATTCAGCCCTTTTTAACGAATGGACAGGCCACGAAGACTACAGCCAACGGTGGATAAACCGGGGGGATGAACATTTTACGCAGGTGCCTTCGATGCCCACTGCCGGAACTAGCAGCTCACGCGATTTTATGTATACTTTTGCCGACATCCTGATCGAAAAAGGTGACCATATCCGGTTTCAGGATATTAATTTTTCCTACGACTTACAGCAATCACAGTATCATTGGCTTCCTTTTAACAAACTATCTGTTTATGGGTATATCAATAATATCGGGATCATATGGCGGGTCAATAAACACAAGCTGGATCCCGACTATGTTTTCCAGCCTTATCCGGCTTCACAAACTTATTCACTAGGCATTAACATTACACTTTAA
- the cas7i gene encoding type I-B CRISPR-associated protein Cas7/Cst2/DevR — MAKLKNISGALLIDATAAFLNGAGLGVGEDKNKVIPKTFREKVNGRAEEVPYVSAQSWRRWLRDTTNEENEWNPSELKAIKQSATGSTNKIATELNPIDFPEDDLFGYMKSGEGKEESIQRTSPFKSSILKGIRNMRTLNNDEAFVHLKEGSPLPYSTRFYSTHLEGFFNLEYYRLGVYDNLGSHQELSMALIEQHKDKFDVTDLSNKNHKRYSLKDAEKRRKENASGLLKGLAYLRGGAKQSAFGADVSPKVLIIAGMESANPVFNNLFIGTGEKPTLNIAALKQIADDYKNKLATPIFIGIRTGYLENEEDVKKLGDGFSIGSPISIVNQFNETYFKNE; from the coding sequence ATGGCAAAATTAAAAAACATTTCAGGTGCATTATTAATTGATGCAACAGCAGCATTCTTAAATGGTGCAGGCTTAGGTGTTGGTGAAGACAAAAATAAGGTAATTCCAAAAACATTTCGTGAAAAAGTAAATGGAAGAGCAGAAGAAGTCCCTTATGTTTCTGCACAATCCTGGAGAAGGTGGTTGAGGGATACCACAAATGAGGAAAACGAGTGGAACCCAAGTGAATTAAAAGCAATAAAGCAATCTGCAACTGGTTCCACGAACAAAATAGCCACTGAATTAAATCCAATAGATTTTCCTGAGGATGATTTATTTGGTTATATGAAAAGTGGCGAAGGCAAGGAAGAGAGCATCCAAAGAACATCCCCTTTTAAGAGTTCTATCCTGAAAGGTATACGAAATATGCGAACATTGAATAACGACGAAGCATTTGTTCATCTCAAGGAGGGTTCACCATTACCCTATTCCACTCGGTTTTACTCAACCCATCTTGAAGGCTTCTTCAATTTGGAATATTATCGATTAGGGGTTTATGACAATTTGGGAAGCCACCAAGAACTGTCCATGGCTTTGATTGAACAACATAAAGATAAATTTGATGTTACTGATTTAAGTAATAAAAATCACAAACGTTATTCTTTAAAGGATGCAGAGAAAAGAAGAAAAGAAAATGCATCAGGCCTTTTAAAGGGATTAGCTTATTTAAGAGGAGGGGCAAAACAATCTGCATTTGGCGCTGATGTTTCTCCAAAAGTTTTGATAATAGCAGGAATGGAATCTGCTAATCCTGTTTTTAATAATCTATTTATTGGAACAGGAGAAAAACCTACCTTAAACATTGCAGCTCTAAAACAGATTGCAGATGACTACAAAAATAAACTCGCGACTCCTATTTTCATTGGGATTCGTACCGGTTATCTGGAAAATGAAGAAGATGTAAAAAAATTAGGTGATGGTTTTAGCATCGGTTCTCCCATAAGTATTGTTAATCAGTTTAATGAAACCTATTTTAAAAATGAATAA
- a CDS encoding TlpA disulfide reductase family protein has translation MKLNLYLAGILLLAVQSLLYGQDSPTPLKVGDPVPDILLKDLVNYPNGTARLSDFEGQLLILDFWATWCTPCLKAIPRLEQLQRKFGNQLQVLMVTSQPKNTIEKCFSTRNVSLPSVTGDKTLSKLFPHKYVPHEVWIKDGKVVAITGDAEVNAENISALLSAKTTVLAEKKSNFDYDLTQPLLIDGNGGQSKDLYYHSVITGYLDGIGGGGVYTDSLNRYKIRALNGTVLQLYRGAVRHMDNTVLAHPNRCISAFNKQEVLPPPNVSAYSPTARDKYYCYELIIPAALKAKVGELMLEDLNRFFSATHHLRASIEKRQVKCWVLKRHGTPEQLVSNSPTSKITSDDSGQLVYQKQPFQNFYRAVASLYKNEPCPVIDRTGITSDIDISFPTNEKDILRFKTCLPPYGLSLEQELCEIDMLVIKQFN, from the coding sequence ATGAAATTAAATCTATACCTGGCAGGTATTTTACTGCTTGCCGTACAATCACTTCTCTATGGACAGGACAGCCCCACGCCCTTAAAAGTTGGCGATCCGGTTCCCGATATCCTGCTGAAAGACCTGGTCAACTATCCAAACGGAACAGCCCGGTTATCCGATTTCGAAGGCCAATTGCTGATCCTGGACTTTTGGGCTACCTGGTGCACTCCGTGTCTTAAAGCCATTCCACGGTTGGAGCAACTCCAGCGTAAATTTGGCAATCAGCTACAGGTGCTTATGGTGACCTCGCAGCCCAAAAACACCATTGAAAAATGCTTTTCCACCCGGAATGTTTCACTTCCGTCGGTAACCGGTGACAAAACGTTGTCGAAACTGTTTCCTCATAAATATGTCCCTCACGAGGTCTGGATTAAAGACGGAAAAGTAGTTGCCATTACCGGAGACGCGGAAGTAAACGCCGAAAACATCAGCGCCCTGCTGTCGGCTAAAACGACAGTTCTTGCCGAAAAGAAAAGTAATTTTGATTATGATCTGACCCAACCTCTGCTGATTGATGGCAATGGAGGACAGTCAAAAGACCTGTACTACCACTCGGTAATCACCGGCTACCTGGACGGGATCGGTGGAGGCGGAGTATATACCGACAGTTTAAACCGCTACAAAATCAGGGCCTTAAACGGCACTGTGCTACAATTGTACCGGGGAGCAGTGCGACATATGGACAACACCGTTCTGGCTCACCCCAACCGGTGTATTTCGGCGTTCAACAAGCAGGAAGTCCTGCCGCCGCCAAACGTATCGGCCTATTCGCCAACTGCCCGCGACAAATACTACTGCTACGAGCTAATTATCCCCGCCGCTTTAAAGGCGAAAGTCGGAGAACTGATGCTCGAAGATTTAAACCGTTTCTTTAGTGCCACTCACCACCTGCGTGCAAGCATTGAAAAGCGACAGGTAAAATGTTGGGTATTGAAACGACATGGCACACCGGAGCAACTGGTTTCAAATAGTCCCACCTCAAAAATTACAAGCGACGATTCGGGGCAGTTGGTTTACCAAAAGCAGCCTTTTCAGAATTTCTACCGGGCAGTAGCCAGCCTGTACAAAAATGAACCTTGTCCGGTAATTGACCGAACCGGCATTACCTCCGACATCGACATCAGCTTTCCGACCAACGAGAAGGACATTCTCCGGTTTAAAACCTGCCTGCCCCCCTATGGACTAAGCCTGGAGCAGGAGCTTTGCGAAATTGATATGCTGGTGATTAAACAATTCAACTAA